CAGTGTCAGGCCGATCGCCTTCGACGCCGTCCGGGCACGGTGCGTTCGGGCCCGGGACCGGCTGGCACGAGGCGCTGCCCTCCGACCGGCTGCGCGAGTACTCCGCGACATGGCTCCGTTCCCTGATCGACGACGTCACGACCCTTCCGTCGGCCGCGCGAAGCAGCCCACGGTACTTCAGACGCCCACGACACCGACTTGGTTGACGCGTTGGTTGACGTGATGCTGGCGACCCCCGTCGATGCTCGCCAGCGTACAGGGGCTCCGGGCTACTACCGCAACGTGCCGTGTCAGCAACCGAGCGTACTCGGCGACCCGCTTTGCTCACGGACCGGTCGAGCAGATACTCTTGGCCGTCGTCGCGTCCGCTCCTCGAGTGGACCGTCGGAGGAGGCGTCGCCTAGTCCGGTCGATGGCGCCCGCCTGCTAAGCGGGTTGAGGGTTACCCCCTCTCGCGGGTTCAAATCCCGCCGCCTCCGCTCCTTGGAGCTCCCTGTCTGCGGAAAGCGCAGACCAGGGAGCTCCGGCCGTTTCACTGGGGGTGCAACCCCCAGACCCCGCCCGGCGGGGCTTCGCCCCCGGACCCCCCTTGGGGCGACTGCCCTACGTGCGGATGCTCCGTGCCGCTGCTTGTTCAGCTGGTTGCTTCGGCTATGCGTTCTATTGAGCGTGGGGTCATTGGTTCGGGGGAGATGATCAGGTGGTTGACGCCTAGTTTCTGGTACGCCGTGACCGCCTCGGGGAGGGCTTGTACTGGGATGGCGTTGGGGTTGGGGTCTGCGGTGGGCTGGTCCGGGTCGCGGACGATGATGCCTGCTGTGCGGGCTACTGCTTCTTGGGGGCGGTTGGCGGTGATGAGGGCTTGGCGGAGGGTTTCCAGGCGTTCCTCTACCTGCAGGTTCGGGGCGCCGTACCAGGCTGTGTTCCAGGCGTCTGCCCATTGGGCGATCAGCTGCATCATTCTTGGGCGGTGGCCTGCTACGAGGATCGGGATTTGGTGGGGTGGGGCGGGGTCCAGGTTGGCGCCTTGCACCTTGTAGTAGGTGCCGTTGTAGGTGACTGTTTCGCCTCGGATTAGGCGGGCGACTATCTCTAGCCACTCGGTGAATCTGGCTACTCGGTGGTCGGTGGGTAGGCCGAAGGCTTCGTACTCGGGGTCGTGCCAGCCTGCGCCTACGCCTAGGGTCAGGCGGCCGCCGGAGACCTCGTCGAGAGTCGCGGCCATCTTTGCGGTCAGGCCGGGGTCTCGGAATGATGCGCAGAGGACCATGTTTCCTAGTTCGACGCGGGTCGTGACCGCGGCGATCGCGCTCAGGAGGGTCCAGCTGTCGTGCATGCCGAAGACCTGGCCCTCCGGATCGCGGTAGAGGAAGTGGTCCGCGAGCCAGACGGAGTCCAGTCCGCTCTGGTCGGCCGCCTCCGCGACCGCTCGCACGTCCTTCCATCGGGGCATCCCGCCATCGGGGCCGTCGCCGGCGCCGAGCGGAAGCATCACACCGATCTTCATGTCCACGGTTCGCATGCGGTCAACGTACGTGGATCATGGGCGCTATGAGGAGGCCGTACCCGGATCGGGCGGCCGCGGGCCGCGTGCTGGCCGACGAGCTCGGATCGGTCGGCGGTTCCGTACTGGTCCTCGGGCTGGCGCGGGGCGGCGTACCCGTCGCGGCTCCGGTCGCGGACGTCCTGGACGCGGAGCTCGACGTACTGATCGTGCGCAAGCTCGGGCTGCCCGATCAGCCCGAGCTGGCGATGGGCGCGATCGCCGGCGTCGGCGAGGAGTTGCACGTGGTCCGCAACGAGGCGATCGCGGCGGAGGTCGACCCGGAGACGCTGGAGGCCGTACGCCGGCAGGAGGTCCGGGAACTGCGCCGCCGCGAGCAGGCGTACCGGGGCGACCGGCCGCCGATCGACGTACGGGATCGCGTGGTGATCTTGATCGACGACGGCCTCGCGACCGGCGCGACGATGCGAGCTGCGGTAGAAGCAGTACGACGCCATCGCCCGGCGCGCGTCGTCGTCGCCGTACCCGTGGGCGGGATCGAGAGCTGTCGGCGGCTGTCGCGGGTCGCGGATCAGGTGGTCTGCGCGTGGATCCCGCAGTACTTCACCGCGGTCGGCCAGGCGTACCGGGACTTCTCGCCGGTCAGTGACGACGCAGTACGGCGAGTGCTCGCAGAAAGCACAGCACGGCGCCCCGGCGGATGATCCAGGGCGCCGCGCCGTGTTGGCCCGGCCGCCGGCTTCCGACTCGGCGGCCGGTGCTTGTCAGCCCAGCCGGGCCTTGAGGTGGTCGAGCTCGACCTTGAGCTCGGCCGGGACGGTGTCGCCGAGCTTCGCGAACCACTCCTCGATCAGCGGGATCTCGGCCTTCCACTCCTCGACGTCGACGTCGAGCGCGATCTCCAGGTCCTGCACGGTCATGTCCAGCCCGGCGACGTCGAGCGCGTCCGCGGCCGGCACCCGGCCGACCGGGGTCTCGACCGCGTCCGCCTGGCCCTCGATCCGCTCGATGACCCACTTCAGCACGCGGCTGTTCTCACCGAAGCCCGGCCAGACGAACTTGCCGGCCTCGTCCTTGCGGAACCAGTTCACGTAGAAGATCTTCGGCAGCTGCGCCGCGTCGTGCTGCTTGCCGACGGTCAGCCAGTGGTCGAAGTACTGTCCCGCGTCGTACCCGAGGAACGGCAGCATCGCCATCGGGTCCCGTCGTACGACGCCCACCTGGCCGACCGCCGCCGCGGTGGTCTCCGAGGACAGCGTCGCGCCCATGAAGACACCGTGCGCCCAGTCGCGGGACTCGGTCACCAGCGGGACCGTCGTCGCGCGGCGGCCGCCGAAGATGATCGCGGAGATCGGTACGCCGTTCGGGTCGTCGTACTCGTCGGCGATGATCGGGCACTGCTTGATCGGCGTGCAGAACCGGCTGTTCGGGTGGCTGGACAGCTCGCCCGAGTCCGGCGTCCACTCGCGGCCCTTCCAGTCGGTCAGGTGGTCCGGCGGGGTCGGCGAGTAGCCCTCCCACCACACGTCGCCGTCATCGGTGAGCGCGACGTTGGTGAAGACCGAGTTGCCCTTCTCGATCGTGCGCATCGCGTTCGGGTTGGTCTTCCAGCCGGTGCCGGGGGCAACACCGAAGAGCCCGAACTCCGGGTTCACGGCGTACAGCCGGCCGTCCTTCCCGAAGCGCATCCAGGCGATGTCGTCGCCCAGCGTCTCGACCTCCCACCCCTCCAGAGTCGGGTCGAGCATCGCCAGGTTCGTCTTGCCGCAGGCGCTCGGGAAGGCGGCCGCGATGTAGTGCACCTTCTTCTCCGGCGAGATCAGCTTCAGGATCAGCATGTGCTCGGCGAGCCAGCCCTCGTCCCGAGCCATCGCCGACGCGATCCGCAGCGAGTAGCACTTCTTGCCGAGCAGCGAGTTACCGCCGTACCCGGAGCCGTAGGACCAGATCGCCCGCTCCTCGGGGAACTGGACGATGTACTTCTCCTCGTTGCACGGCCACGGCACATCCTGCTGGCCGGGCGCCAGCGGCGCACCGACCGAGTGCAGGCAGGGGACGTACGACGAATCGGCGCCGAGCTTCTCGAGGACGTCGGCGCCGGTACGGCACATGATCCGCATCGACGCGACGACGTACGCCGAGTCGGTGATCTCGACGCCGAACATCGGCTTGTCCGCGGTCAACGGGCCCATGCAGAACGGGACGACGTACATCGTCCGGCCGCGCATCGAACCGCGGTACAGCTCCGTCAGCGTCGCCTTCATCTCGGCCGGCGCCATCCAGTTGTTGGTCGGACCCGCGTCCTTCTCCTCGACCGAGCAGATGAACGTGCGCTGCTCGACCCGGGCGACGTCCGACGGGTCGGTGCGGACCCAGAACGAGTTCGGCTTCTTCTCGTCGTTCAGCCGGACCATGGTGCCGGCCGCGATCAGTTCGTCGGTGAGCTTGGCGTACTCCGCGTCCGAGCCGTCGACCCAGTGGATCCGGTCGGGCTGCGTGAGCGCGGCGACCTCGGCCGCCCAGGCCAGCAGGCCGGCGTGGCGGGTCGGTGCGTCGGTCAGGTCGTACTGGGTGGGCGCTGCGGCCGGGAGGGTTTCCGTGGCGGCTGGTGAGGTGGCGGTCTCGGTATGGGTCGGGCTGGCGGTGGTCGTCATCGGCGGCTCATTCCCTCTCGGCTGTCGGCGCCGGCAACCGTGCGGCCCCTCGACGCTGAGGGGGTACGGCTCCGGCCGCCGGGGTCTCCGGCGGTTCGATTCAGCTGGCTGGCGGTGTGATCTCTCGCATACCAGTGCATCCAGTGGGCGTATACCAGTGTGCAAGTGGTACTACGGTACGGGATCGACGCAAGTGCTGAGAACCCCAAGAACGTGAACCCGGTCACAAAGTTTTCGCGACAATCGCTTTCCGGTTCAGCTTGTGAAAATGAGAACGGCCCGCGCTGTTCGCGCGGGCCGTTCCAGGAGATTTTCCGGTGCGTCAGGCGGTCTGCCGCCAGATGTCGTTCACGAGCCGCTGGATGTCCGCGGCCTCGGCCTGCTGGCCGTAGACCATCGCACCGACCAACCACCACTGCCCGCCGCTCTGGAACGCGCGCGTCATCGTGATCGTGTACGGCGTCGCCGTCGACACCGTCAGCCAGGTCCGCGCGTCCTTCGCGGTCGC
This Kribbella sp. NBC_00482 DNA region includes the following protein-coding sequences:
- a CDS encoding LLM class flavin-dependent oxidoreductase; translation: MRTVDMKIGVMLPLGAGDGPDGGMPRWKDVRAVAEAADQSGLDSVWLADHFLYRDPEGQVFGMHDSWTLLSAIAAVTTRVELGNMVLCASFRDPGLTAKMAATLDEVSGGRLTLGVGAGWHDPEYEAFGLPTDHRVARFTEWLEIVARLIRGETVTYNGTYYKVQGANLDPAPPHQIPILVAGHRPRMMQLIAQWADAWNTAWYGAPNLQVEERLETLRQALITANRPQEAVARTAGIIVRDPDQPTADPNPNAIPVQALPEAVTAYQKLGVNHLIISPEPMTPRSIERIAEATS
- a CDS encoding phosphoribosyltransferase; amino-acid sequence: MRRPYPDRAAAGRVLADELGSVGGSVLVLGLARGGVPVAAPVADVLDAELDVLIVRKLGLPDQPELAMGAIAGVGEELHVVRNEAIAAEVDPETLEAVRRQEVRELRRREQAYRGDRPPIDVRDRVVILIDDGLATGATMRAAVEAVRRHRPARVVVAVPVGGIESCRRLSRVADQVVCAWIPQYFTAVGQAYRDFSPVSDDAVRRVLAESTARRPGG
- a CDS encoding phosphoenolpyruvate carboxykinase (GTP), with translation MTTTASPTHTETATSPAATETLPAAAPTQYDLTDAPTRHAGLLAWAAEVAALTQPDRIHWVDGSDAEYAKLTDELIAAGTMVRLNDEKKPNSFWVRTDPSDVARVEQRTFICSVEEKDAGPTNNWMAPAEMKATLTELYRGSMRGRTMYVVPFCMGPLTADKPMFGVEITDSAYVVASMRIMCRTGADVLEKLGADSSYVPCLHSVGAPLAPGQQDVPWPCNEEKYIVQFPEERAIWSYGSGYGGNSLLGKKCYSLRIASAMARDEGWLAEHMLILKLISPEKKVHYIAAAFPSACGKTNLAMLDPTLEGWEVETLGDDIAWMRFGKDGRLYAVNPEFGLFGVAPGTGWKTNPNAMRTIEKGNSVFTNVALTDDGDVWWEGYSPTPPDHLTDWKGREWTPDSGELSSHPNSRFCTPIKQCPIIADEYDDPNGVPISAIIFGGRRATTVPLVTESRDWAHGVFMGATLSSETTAAAVGQVGVVRRDPMAMLPFLGYDAGQYFDHWLTVGKQHDAAQLPKIFYVNWFRKDEAGKFVWPGFGENSRVLKWVIERIEGQADAVETPVGRVPAADALDVAGLDMTVQDLEIALDVDVEEWKAEIPLIEEWFAKLGDTVPAELKVELDHLKARLG